From Elephas maximus indicus isolate mEleMax1 chromosome 25, mEleMax1 primary haplotype, whole genome shotgun sequence, the proteins below share one genomic window:
- the TMEM74B gene encoding transmembrane protein 74B, with translation MASPPGLELKTLSNGPQASRRLAALGPVAPPRDGVENACFSSEEHETHFQNPREAGIGSSPSLPGGVTLRPRSQRDDTSLHSEEGPGLEPVSRPVDYGFVSALVFLVSGILLVVTAYAIPREARVNPDTVTAREMERLEMYYARLGSHLDKCIIAGLGLLTVGGMLLSVLLMVSLCKGELYRRQTFVPGRGPRKTYGSINLRMRQLNGDGGQALVENEVVQVSETSHTLQGS, from the coding sequence ATGGCATCGCCCCCTGGTCTGGAACTGAAGACACTGAGcaatggtccccaggcctctaGGAGACTGGCTGCTCTGGGCCCAGTGGCTCCACCAAGGGACGGTGTGGAGAATGCCTGCTTTTCCTCGGAGGAGCACGAGACCCATTTCCAGAACCCCAGGGAAGCGGGAATAGGCAGCTCCCCTAGCCTCCCAGGGGGTGTCACCTTACGGCCCCGATCCCAGCGGGATGATACGTCCCTGCATTCAGAAGAAGGGCCAGGCCTGGAGCCCGTGAGCCGCCCAGTGGATTACGGCTTTGTCTCTGCCCTGGTTTTCCTGGTGAGTGGGATCCTCCTGGTGGTGACAGCGTACGCCATCCCCCGCGAGGCCCGCGTCAACCCAGACACAGTGACAGCGCGGGAGATGGAACGCCTAGAGATGTACTACGCCCGCCTGGGCTCCCACCTGGACAAGTGCATCATTGCGGGCCTGGGGCTGCTCACGGTGGGCGGCATGCTCTTGTCGGTGCTGCTCATGGTCTCCCTGTGCAAGGGCGAGCTGTACCGCCGGCAGACCTTCGTCCCTGGCAGGGGCCCCAGGAAAACCTACGGCTCTATTAACCTGCGCATGAGACAGCTCAATGGGGATGGGGGCCAGGCCCTGGTGGAGAATGAAGTTGTCCAGGTCTCAGAGACCAGCCATACCCTCCAGGGCTCTTAA